The Prevotella sp. oral taxon 299 str. F0039 genome has a segment encoding these proteins:
- a CDS encoding PKD-like family lipoprotein, with translation MNIKNIILVTSIVALSSCYGDKGNYVYNFDEMNSIDSLEFTPASVETLNGQTIEFTQPLTADEAQKRVEVTVRQSHNKNTDLLDFRWILSYQKDKKTVSDTIKTKGHLDVTLPVKQDTRISVRLEVKDQSTGLASYRNFTIATRPIYKNSLFFLHGKAGDVHLGNIETIGATTQVRSDAYKLIYKDATNVFADAYKLMYHYGLVSVGRDFLQKYGLIVFSNNGETKVYNPFGMVPRFTEYKDFVIPQTPQGAFLPSNIIMTGDPSNQSDFYCMIGKDGRFLTARTIPSFKTPATDGSVSDYNVTAATITANEFVFWDARHKRFLRMNKEDGYGIWAEQQAYQSQLYNPVLDANVDFTSLGTALSPQDKTAVLGFIQYRENYRKAIPHFIFKDNNSSNYYLYQLTSTRAENEGKEAENTTAPAYTIKGQRLENFTPSSPSTVLYNTWFSTAFVFYAEGADVVRHNLNNGDKTVLYTAPDGYSISCLKFRSDDTFIYSGDLGRYLTIGMNKGDEGAISEIKLNTASDVDETYPIVVYNTDNEGKKLGNIKDVQFVREYSYSLPTR, from the coding sequence ATGAACATAAAAAATATAATTCTAGTGACGAGCATTGTTGCCCTTTCTTCATGCTATGGAGACAAAGGAAACTATGTGTATAACTTCGATGAGATGAACTCTATCGATTCATTAGAGTTCACACCCGCTTCGGTTGAAACCCTTAATGGACAGACAATCGAATTTACCCAGCCTTTAACTGCCGATGAAGCGCAAAAAAGAGTTGAGGTAACAGTGCGTCAATCGCATAATAAGAATACTGATTTACTTGACTTTAGATGGATTTTATCTTATCAAAAGGATAAGAAAACGGTGAGCGATACAATTAAAACAAAGGGGCATCTTGATGTAACTCTACCCGTGAAACAAGATACACGCATTTCTGTTCGACTAGAAGTGAAAGACCAAAGCACAGGACTTGCGTCTTATCGTAACTTCACAATCGCAACTCGTCCTATCTATAAAAATAGTTTGTTCTTCCTACATGGAAAGGCGGGAGATGTGCATTTGGGTAATATCGAAACCATTGGAGCTACAACTCAAGTGCGGAGCGATGCCTATAAACTTATTTATAAAGATGCAACCAACGTGTTTGCAGACGCTTATAAATTGATGTATCATTATGGATTAGTGTCAGTAGGACGAGATTTCTTGCAGAAATATGGTCTCATAGTATTCTCTAATAATGGAGAAACAAAGGTTTATAACCCTTTCGGTATGGTGCCAAGATTTACAGAATATAAAGATTTTGTTATTCCTCAAACACCTCAGGGGGCATTCCTTCCAAGTAATATAATAATGACTGGTGATCCTTCTAACCAATCAGACTTCTATTGTATGATAGGAAAAGACGGCCGATTCCTTACTGCTCGCACTATTCCTTCATTTAAAACACCTGCAACCGATGGTTCAGTTTCAGACTATAATGTAACTGCAGCAACTATAACTGCAAACGAATTTGTCTTTTGGGATGCACGCCACAAACGCTTCTTGCGTATGAATAAAGAGGATGGATATGGTATTTGGGCAGAACAACAAGCTTATCAATCGCAGCTTTACAACCCTGTTCTTGATGCAAATGTCGATTTTACAAGTTTAGGAACAGCTCTTTCTCCTCAAGACAAAACAGCAGTTCTTGGCTTTATTCAATATCGTGAGAACTACAGAAAAGCAATACCACATTTTATTTTCAAAGATAATAACTCTTCAAATTATTATCTTTATCAGCTAACATCAACCCGTGCAGAAAATGAAGGTAAAGAGGCAGAAAATACAACAGCTCCTGCATATACCATCAAGGGACAACGATTAGAGAACTTTACACCTTCTTCTCCTTCTACAGTTCTATATAATACATGGTTCAGTACAGCTTTTGTGTTCTATGCCGAGGGTGCTGATGTGGTTCGACACAATTTGAATAATGGTGATAAAACCGTTCTTTACACTGCTCCTGACGGTTATTCAATCTCTTGCTTGAAGTTCCGTTCTGACGACACCTTTATCTATTCTGGCGATCTTGGACGCTATCTTACAATAGGAATGAATAAAGGTGATGAAGGAGCTATTAGTGAAATTAAACTCAACACTGCATCTGATGTCGACGAAACCTACCCAATTGTGGTTTATAACACTGATAATGAAGGAAAGAAGTTGGGCAATATCAAAGATGTTCAGTTTGTTCGTGAGTATTCATACAGCCTCCCAACACGATAA
- a CDS encoding TlpA disulfide reductase family protein, with protein sequence MQTFVSTNMKRKGKSLFLTIVLLCFPFLSFAQKTSSLTGEIKGLTEGKLQILVRTSETKWDTISTTPFSNGMFSFSQIKVARPMFARIAVVGYQGGFNFFLEPNATYKALLRDGEGWFITGGELQNAQVEYQKGRGVLQHQLVKLQEKSDSLRKALKYGSASKINDTISIIKKDLEMLRTSYLSANNNILSAALVLQELEEMDAPLSGCKELYAQLGEGAKASSCGEIVNQRIQRLEKISRGSKAPDFTLPTLDGKTFTLSAMQGKVKIVDFWASWCGPCRLNNPVLRQLYADFHSKGLDIVNVSLDEKRDRWVEAVKQDKLVWTQVSSLKGWKDPVTQLYSITAIPAIFVLDADNNIIASGLHGEELKNFVSGLFAEKSVK encoded by the coding sequence ATGCAAACGTTTGTATCAACTAATATGAAGCGAAAAGGCAAAAGTCTGTTTTTAACTATTGTGCTGTTGTGTTTCCCTTTCCTCTCTTTTGCGCAGAAAACAAGTAGTTTAACTGGTGAAATAAAAGGCTTGACTGAGGGAAAATTACAAATCTTAGTACGAACATCAGAAACGAAATGGGATACAATTAGTACTACTCCATTTTCTAATGGCATGTTTTCTTTTTCACAAATAAAGGTCGCTCGCCCCATGTTTGCACGCATAGCGGTGGTTGGTTATCAAGGAGGTTTTAACTTTTTCTTAGAACCTAATGCTACCTATAAAGCCTTATTGCGTGACGGAGAGGGCTGGTTTATCACTGGAGGAGAGTTGCAAAACGCACAGGTAGAATATCAAAAAGGACGTGGTGTGTTGCAACATCAACTCGTAAAGTTACAAGAAAAGAGTGATAGTTTGCGTAAAGCATTAAAATATGGTAGTGCAAGTAAAATAAATGATACTATCTCTATCATCAAAAAAGATTTAGAGATGCTTCGCACTTCTTATTTAAGTGCTAACAATAACATTCTTTCTGCTGCTTTAGTTCTTCAAGAATTAGAAGAAATGGATGCTCCTTTAAGTGGTTGTAAAGAACTTTATGCTCAGTTAGGAGAAGGCGCAAAAGCAAGTAGCTGTGGTGAGATTGTGAACCAACGCATACAACGTTTAGAGAAAATTAGCAGGGGAAGTAAGGCTCCCGACTTCACTCTTCCTACCTTAGATGGTAAGACCTTCACCCTAAGCGCAATGCAAGGAAAGGTGAAAATTGTAGACTTTTGGGCTTCATGGTGCGGTCCTTGCCGACTCAATAACCCTGTGTTACGCCAGTTATATGCAGATTTTCATAGCAAAGGACTCGATATTGTGAACGTTTCTCTCGACGAAAAACGTGATCGTTGGGTTGAGGCTGTGAAACAAGATAAATTGGTTTGGACTCAGGTTTCATCTCTAAAAGGCTGGAAAGATCCTGTAACTCAGCTTTATAGTATCACTGCTATTCCTGCAATTTTTGTTCTCGACGCTGATAATAATATTATTGCAAGCGGTTTGCATGGTGAAGAATTGAAGAACTTTGTTAGCGGTTTATTTGCCGAAAAGAGCGTAAAATAA
- a CDS encoding TlpA disulfide reductase family protein: protein MKKELLCLFMFCGSYAVAQQNNHYVISGSMRIDSLRYTPERIKKVYLAREVDGQNVIVDSAVVEKGRFKFEGVAPTTVEPYHITGFDNGSLQFFLEPGTIEVLPFDGRFPVGAHVKGTPANEVLYAYKKQESDNVDIAKQRMEKALSAFPEAQRNDEKFFYPYQRAVYYVNSLSHRTSAMRFVTEHLDSPVALYIIKYDLLRFFTPQVLEEVYLKSVPSELRKHPMYRELTNLVRAANLEVGKPAPDIAGKTPDDKSLSLSDLKGKYVLIDFWASWCGPCRREFPVIKQALEEFNGKIPFTVLSYSIDSKKKDWVDCIQRNSLTHANWYHISTLQGWSSPDAKLYNVEAVPRTVLISPEGDIMAFDLRGEQLIATLRKISNGEWKPIAKPTIVSDNGLLTEDVKPDVADQQIYQDYLAFDKVKEQQIEQGIAKLRNTKGEAYLDTKEGKIDATSIAKIAEIDYMANRLNFLLEHNETPLMPLLMQRDILKLFNKEYGRQFVAAVAPPILQHPNTRSLENSIRSLNLMQGNDAPDINLQLADGIEKRLSSCLGKYVLLSFWESDNASCKDEMARLKKLYGETKAQKDKFVMVSCSLDSDLTTWKNAMKSLGINREGWLQACDGKGAQSTSARLFHVKDVPQHVLIDPEGKVISLTLRGDELLMRVKQILSGDLYYQNEGGKK, encoded by the coding sequence ATGAAAAAAGAACTTTTATGTCTTTTTATGTTCTGCGGTAGTTATGCTGTAGCTCAGCAGAACAATCATTATGTAATCTCAGGGTCAATGCGTATCGACTCTTTACGTTATACTCCTGAACGTATTAAGAAAGTATATTTAGCTCGTGAAGTAGACGGACAGAATGTTATTGTCGACTCTGCTGTTGTAGAAAAGGGGAGATTTAAATTTGAAGGTGTTGCTCCAACAACAGTAGAACCCTATCACATCACTGGCTTTGATAATGGAAGTTTACAGTTCTTTTTAGAGCCTGGTACTATCGAAGTCTTGCCTTTTGATGGTCGTTTCCCTGTTGGAGCACATGTAAAAGGAACACCTGCTAATGAAGTTCTTTATGCATATAAAAAACAAGAAAGTGATAATGTAGATATAGCAAAGCAGCGTATGGAAAAAGCTTTGTCTGCTTTTCCAGAGGCACAACGCAATGATGAAAAGTTTTTTTATCCTTATCAACGAGCTGTGTACTATGTAAATAGTCTTTCTCATCGCACTTCTGCAATGCGTTTTGTAACAGAACATCTTGATTCGCCAGTTGCACTTTACATCATTAAATACGATTTATTGCGCTTTTTTACACCTCAAGTGCTAGAAGAGGTCTATCTAAAATCGGTGCCATCAGAATTGAGAAAGCACCCAATGTATCGTGAACTTACCAACTTGGTGCGTGCTGCAAACTTAGAAGTGGGTAAACCTGCTCCCGATATTGCAGGTAAAACACCAGACGATAAAAGTCTTAGCTTATCTGACTTAAAAGGAAAATATGTGCTAATTGACTTCTGGGCATCATGGTGTGGACCATGTAGAAGAGAGTTCCCAGTGATTAAACAAGCTTTAGAAGAATTCAATGGAAAGATTCCTTTTACTGTATTGAGCTATTCAATTGATAGCAAAAAGAAAGATTGGGTAGATTGCATACAACGCAATAGTTTAACTCATGCAAACTGGTATCATATCTCAACACTCCAAGGTTGGAGCTCTCCAGATGCCAAACTCTATAATGTTGAGGCGGTTCCACGCACAGTTCTTATCAGTCCTGAAGGCGATATTATGGCTTTTGACCTACGTGGTGAACAGCTAATTGCTACTTTAAGAAAGATAAGTAATGGCGAATGGAAACCTATTGCAAAGCCAACAATTGTTTCAGATAATGGTTTATTGACCGAAGATGTGAAACCCGATGTTGCAGATCAACAAATTTATCAAGACTATTTAGCTTTTGATAAGGTGAAGGAACAACAAATTGAACAAGGAATTGCTAAGCTACGTAACACAAAAGGAGAGGCTTATCTTGATACAAAAGAAGGTAAGATAGATGCTACTAGCATTGCAAAGATTGCCGAAATCGACTATATGGCAAATCGTTTGAATTTCCTTCTAGAGCACAATGAAACTCCTTTGATGCCACTTTTGATGCAACGTGATATCTTAAAGCTATTTAACAAAGAATATGGAAGACAATTTGTAGCAGCTGTTGCTCCTCCTATCTTGCAACATCCCAATACTCGTTCTCTAGAGAATAGCATTCGTTCGCTCAACTTAATGCAAGGAAATGATGCTCCAGATATCAACCTTCAATTAGCAGATGGAATCGAAAAGCGTTTGAGTAGCTGCTTAGGTAAGTATGTATTGCTTTCTTTCTGGGAATCAGACAATGCTTCTTGCAAAGACGAAATGGCACGACTAAAGAAACTCTATGGCGAAACTAAGGCTCAAAAAGATAAATTCGTAATGGTAAGTTGCTCATTAGATAGTGACCTAACAACATGGAAGAACGCAATGAAGTCTCTCGGAATTAATCGTGAAGGTTGGTTGCAAGCATGCGATGGAAAGGGAGCTCAATCTACATCGGCTCGTCTGTTTCATGTAAAAGATGTTCCACAACATGTGTTGATTGACCCAGAAGGAAAGGTAATTTCCTTAACATTGCGTGGCGATGAGCTATTAATGCGAGTTAAACAAATTCTTTCTGGAGACCTGTATTATCAAAATGAAGGTGGAAAGAAATAA
- a CDS encoding TonB-dependent receptor domain-containing protein — MHYTKKTLPLLLALTPFTMYSQAQSGTQTEQKNAMTDSVYKIKEVVVRSNQMLGSKFEARNRTGSAYYISPEELGKFGYTDINRMLKSVPGVNVYEEDGFGLRPNISLRGTKAERSERISLMEDGVLAAPAPYSAPAAYYFPNAGRMYAIEVLKGSSQVQYGPFTTGGAINMVSTPIPTKFSAKLNTSYGSYNTLKTYASVGKSFKYTGFLVEYLRYQSDGFKKDEPNQRTGFHRNDLIVKFAAQTNKEQGLNHLFELKFGFANETSDETYLGLTESDFASRPYFRYAGAQKDNLTTRHTQWVATYLMKLDNKLKITTNLYYNYFFRNWYKLNEVRAGFTKSERRSIEAVLADPETNEDYFNIVTGKTNYIGEALMLRANHRVYHSRGIQSKGEYRTMLGGGYLTAELGLRYHADSEDRFQQDDGYSMQDGRMSLFLAGLPGSNANRITTAHAWSGYWLGKWSKGIITLTAGMRYEDVELLNRNYTKADPRRTGKIRIETPNHARALLPGFGFNIKALPILSVLGGVHKGFAPPSASLYQKAESSVNVEVGMRLTTNKMKLEAIAFNNNYSNMLGSDLAAQGGQGTLEQFNVGKAMVNGLEFMFQYLPLPKHFAFQIPIQLSYTYTNTKMKNEFESSAWGYVHYGDEIPYIYKHAFNAQIGLEHKRVEANFGARFNGDMRTTPGQGKIAEREKIPAHVILDATLKVHVNKNITISLNAINLANKKYLVSRHPSGLRAGHPLGIYGGLRLQL, encoded by the coding sequence ATGCATTATACAAAAAAGACGCTGCCTTTGCTTCTTGCACTAACGCCATTTACAATGTATAGCCAGGCACAATCAGGCACACAAACGGAGCAAAAAAATGCAATGACCGACTCAGTTTATAAGATAAAAGAGGTGGTTGTACGCTCCAATCAGATGTTAGGAAGTAAGTTTGAAGCACGTAATCGCACAGGTTCTGCTTATTATATTTCTCCCGAAGAACTTGGAAAATTTGGTTACACCGATATCAACCGTATGCTAAAAAGCGTACCAGGTGTGAATGTTTATGAAGAAGATGGATTCGGATTGCGCCCTAATATTAGTTTACGAGGTACTAAAGCAGAGCGAAGTGAGCGCATTTCGCTCATGGAAGATGGTGTTTTAGCTGCTCCTGCGCCATACTCAGCTCCTGCAGCTTACTACTTTCCAAACGCTGGTCGTATGTATGCTATCGAGGTATTGAAAGGAAGTAGTCAGGTACAATATGGTCCTTTCACAACTGGTGGTGCAATTAATATGGTGTCAACTCCCATTCCTACGAAGTTTAGTGCAAAGCTAAACACTTCTTATGGTAGCTATAATACGCTTAAGACCTATGCAAGTGTAGGTAAAAGCTTTAAGTATACAGGCTTTTTAGTGGAGTACTTGCGCTATCAATCTGATGGCTTTAAGAAAGATGAGCCTAACCAACGCACAGGATTTCACCGCAATGATTTGATTGTTAAGTTCGCTGCGCAAACCAATAAAGAACAAGGACTCAACCATTTATTCGAACTAAAGTTTGGTTTTGCTAATGAAACATCGGACGAAACCTATTTAGGACTAACAGAAAGCGACTTTGCTTCACGTCCTTATTTTCGTTATGCGGGTGCTCAAAAGGATAATCTTACGACCCGACATACCCAATGGGTGGCAACTTATCTTATGAAATTAGATAATAAACTGAAGATAACCACAAATTTATATTATAACTACTTCTTCCGTAACTGGTATAAGTTAAATGAGGTGAGAGCTGGTTTTACTAAGTCTGAGCGTCGCTCTATTGAGGCAGTACTTGCCGATCCCGAAACCAATGAGGATTATTTTAACATCGTAACAGGTAAGACCAACTACATAGGAGAGGCTTTAATGTTGCGTGCCAATCATCGTGTTTACCATTCAAGAGGTATTCAGTCAAAGGGAGAATATCGTACAATGTTAGGCGGAGGCTATCTTACTGCAGAATTAGGGCTACGTTATCATGCTGATAGTGAAGACCGATTCCAACAAGATGATGGCTATTCTATGCAAGATGGACGTATGAGTTTGTTCTTAGCAGGATTGCCTGGAAGTAACGCTAACCGTATAACTACAGCCCATGCGTGGTCGGGTTATTGGCTAGGAAAATGGTCTAAGGGAATCATAACCCTTACGGCTGGTATGCGTTATGAAGATGTTGAGTTGCTAAATCGCAACTATACCAAGGCAGATCCACGTCGAACAGGAAAGATACGCATTGAAACTCCAAATCATGCTCGTGCTTTATTGCCAGGATTTGGATTCAATATAAAGGCTCTTCCCATTTTATCAGTGTTAGGAGGAGTACATAAAGGATTTGCACCTCCTAGTGCTTCGCTCTATCAAAAGGCGGAAAGTAGTGTGAATGTCGAAGTAGGTATGCGTCTAACAACCAATAAAATGAAGTTAGAAGCAATAGCATTTAACAACAATTACTCTAATATGCTAGGTAGTGACCTTGCTGCTCAGGGAGGACAAGGTACACTTGAGCAGTTTAATGTGGGTAAAGCAATGGTAAATGGTTTAGAGTTCATGTTCCAATATCTACCACTTCCAAAGCATTTTGCATTCCAGATTCCCATTCAACTCTCTTATACTTACACCAATACAAAGATGAAGAACGAGTTTGAAAGCTCGGCTTGGGGATACGTACACTATGGAGATGAGATACCATATATCTATAAACATGCTTTCAATGCACAGATAGGTCTTGAACATAAGCGTGTAGAAGCCAATTTTGGAGCACGTTTTAATGGAGACATGCGTACGACTCCAGGACAAGGAAAGATTGCAGAACGTGAGAAAATACCTGCTCATGTCATCTTAGATGCAACACTAAAGGTACACGTTAACAAAAATATCACTATCAGCTTAAATGCAATTAACTTAGCAAATAAAAAGTATTTAGTGTCTCGTCACCCATCAGGTTTGCGTGCAGGACACCCCTTAGGCATTTATGGTGGATTGCGTTTACAATTATAA
- a CDS encoding SusC/RagA family TonB-linked outer membrane protein, with amino-acid sequence MKRITKANRLFAIAFLLFCVLTVSAQVAGTISGTIKNEQGETLIGAYVQILETKEKVVTDIDGKFTINAVSGQTLQASYLGMITQKVKVGNRFLNIILKSDSRQIDEVVVTGYQNIRNRVYTGAATSVKMDDIKLEGIADVSRMLEGRVAGLSIQNISGTFGSAPRINIRGGASIIGNVQPLWVIDGAIYEDLVHLSLDQLASGDAVTLISSAISGLNPTDIQDIQVLKDASATSVYGARALNGVIVITTKSGMRDTPLRVSYSTENTIRLKPRYNDFDLLNSQETMSLYQEMNDKGYFGITNSLYGRRSGIYYQLYKDLSTINPATGEYYLPNTPEARMNFLRQREYANTNWFDHLFTLKPITNHAITISGGGKNSGTYASIGFYNDAGWTIADKVSRFTANVKNTFYINDKLTATLSTQANVRSQKAPGTMPQRKNNTLGVFERDFDINPFSYALGTSRTLRPYNEDGSLEFYRNNWAPFNIFNEYDNNKMNISVLDFKVQGEGTYRLNKDMAIKALLSMRQAYTSTTHEVHEGSNIVQAFRANENPFVAQQNIYLVRDNDNPQLQPKVGLTHGGILNKTEASLKSFLARIAFDFDKRIDNHDLKAFAFTELRSAERTVNPFQGYGIQYDRGNQIYTNPLIFNKLINEGNSYFNFQNRYDRGITFSFNGTYGYAGKYVFNMVLNCEGSNTSGRGARALWLPTWNVGAKWNIDQEEFMKDYKTISRLALRASYGLTAKMNEEAISANSIYKSGIVNRYNFDNRENKLNIIHLENRDLTWEKMYELNIGLELGLFDNRISTTLDVYQRNTFDLIDLVRTSGVGGQYYKYANFGDMRTQGVELGLHTKNIVTDNFSWNTSLTLSAMNQKITRLLNTPNAFDMVVGRGRGNIVGYPKGSLFSFNYQGLNNNGLPTFDFGLYPSNKGEYSNIAGADFLDTQYTKTYLLYHGPIEPQVIGGLSNTFKYKEWTLSFFLTMQAGNKIRLNPTFDPEFGDLNVFSKSYYNRWLNPGDEFHTDVPVLPSQELIAKVGKENIERTYNTYNYSQNMVADGSFVRMKNISLEYNVPSTFLEKLKLRSVSLRLNVTNPFLIYSDKKLKGQDPEYYKSGGVSLPTPKQYTLTLNIGF; translated from the coding sequence ATGAAAAGAATTACAAAAGCAAATAGATTATTTGCCATTGCCTTCCTCTTGTTTTGTGTTCTTACAGTATCAGCACAGGTTGCAGGAACTATTTCAGGTACAATTAAGAATGAACAAGGAGAAACTCTTATTGGAGCATATGTGCAAATATTGGAAACAAAAGAGAAAGTCGTAACTGATATAGATGGAAAATTTACCATAAATGCCGTTTCTGGGCAGACATTACAAGCGAGTTATCTTGGAATGATAACCCAAAAGGTGAAAGTTGGTAATCGTTTTTTGAATATTATACTTAAAAGTGATAGTCGACAAATAGACGAAGTAGTCGTAACGGGTTATCAGAATATTCGCAATAGAGTGTACACTGGTGCTGCAACATCAGTGAAGATGGACGATATTAAGCTTGAAGGTATTGCCGATGTATCACGAATGTTAGAAGGACGTGTGGCTGGATTGTCTATCCAAAACATATCAGGAACATTTGGTTCTGCCCCTCGAATCAACATTAGAGGTGGTGCTTCAATCATAGGTAATGTTCAACCGCTATGGGTTATCGATGGAGCTATATACGAAGACCTTGTTCATTTGAGTCTAGATCAATTGGCTTCAGGAGATGCAGTGACACTTATTAGCTCTGCAATTTCAGGACTTAACCCCACAGATATACAAGACATACAGGTTTTGAAAGATGCTTCTGCTACCTCAGTGTATGGTGCAAGAGCATTGAATGGTGTGATTGTGATTACAACCAAGAGTGGAATGAGAGACACACCTCTTCGTGTTAGCTATTCAACGGAGAACACCATACGTTTGAAACCACGTTATAATGATTTCGATTTGCTCAACTCACAAGAGACAATGTCGCTTTATCAAGAGATGAATGATAAGGGTTACTTCGGTATAACTAATTCATTATATGGCAGACGAAGCGGTATTTACTATCAATTATATAAAGATTTGAGTACCATCAATCCTGCAACTGGCGAATATTATCTACCCAACACACCAGAAGCACGAATGAATTTCTTGCGTCAACGTGAGTATGCCAACACCAATTGGTTTGATCATCTATTCACATTGAAGCCTATCACCAATCATGCTATCACCATTTCAGGTGGTGGAAAGAATTCTGGAACCTATGCATCAATAGGTTTTTACAATGATGCAGGTTGGACAATAGCCGACAAGGTGAGCCGTTTTACAGCCAATGTAAAGAACACTTTTTATATAAACGATAAGCTCACAGCAACGCTTTCTACACAAGCTAACGTGCGTTCGCAGAAAGCTCCAGGCACAATGCCACAGCGAAAGAACAATACCTTGGGCGTTTTCGAACGTGACTTCGATATCAACCCCTTCTCTTATGCATTGGGAACAAGTCGCACTTTGCGTCCTTATAACGAAGATGGAAGCCTCGAATTCTACCGAAACAACTGGGCTCCGTTCAATATCTTCAACGAATACGATAACAATAAGATGAATATCTCTGTGCTCGACTTTAAAGTTCAGGGAGAGGGTACATATAGATTAAATAAGGATATGGCTATCAAAGCATTGCTCTCTATGCGCCAAGCCTATACAAGTACTACTCACGAGGTGCACGAAGGTTCAAATATCGTACAAGCATTTAGAGCCAATGAAAATCCATTTGTGGCTCAACAAAATATCTATTTGGTGCGAGATAACGACAATCCACAGCTCCAACCAAAGGTAGGATTAACACATGGAGGAATCTTAAACAAAACAGAAGCGTCGCTAAAAAGCTTCTTAGCTCGTATTGCTTTCGACTTTGATAAGCGCATAGACAATCATGATTTGAAAGCTTTCGCATTTACAGAGTTGCGTTCTGCAGAGCGTACGGTGAACCCTTTCCAAGGTTATGGAATCCAATACGACAGAGGAAATCAGATTTACACCAATCCTTTGATATTCAATAAGCTGATAAACGAAGGTAATAGCTATTTTAATTTTCAGAATAGATATGATAGAGGAATCACTTTTTCGTTTAATGGTACCTATGGATATGCAGGTAAGTACGTCTTTAATATGGTGCTCAACTGTGAAGGTTCTAACACTTCTGGAAGAGGAGCACGTGCTTTATGGTTGCCAACTTGGAATGTTGGAGCCAAATGGAACATCGATCAGGAAGAGTTTATGAAAGATTATAAAACGATTTCTCGTTTGGCTTTGCGTGCAAGCTACGGCTTAACAGCAAAGATGAACGAAGAGGCAATCAGTGCAAACTCTATTTATAAGAGTGGCATTGTCAATCGTTATAATTTCGATAATCGAGAAAACAAGCTCAATATTATCCACTTAGAGAACCGAGATCTCACATGGGAAAAGATGTATGAGTTAAACATTGGTTTAGAACTTGGATTGTTCGACAATCGCATTAGCACAACATTAGATGTTTATCAACGCAACACCTTCGATTTGATAGACCTCGTTCGAACCTCTGGAGTGGGTGGACAATATTATAAATATGCCAACTTTGGCGACATGCGTACACAAGGAGTTGAACTTGGTTTGCACACTAAAAACATTGTAACAGATAACTTTAGCTGGAACACAAGTTTAACATTAAGTGCCATGAATCAAAAGATTACTCGCTTATTAAACACTCCTAACGCCTTTGATATGGTGGTTGGAAGAGGCAGAGGCAACATTGTTGGTTATCCAAAGGGCTCGCTCTTCTCGTTTAACTATCAGGGGTTGAATAACAATGGCTTACCCACTTTCGACTTTGGACTTTACCCTTCTAACAAAGGAGAATACTCAAACATAGCAGGTGCCGACTTCCTCGACACCCAATACACCAAAACCTATTTGTTATATCATGGTCCAATAGAGCCACAGGTGATAGGAGGTTTGTCGAATACCTTTAAATATAAGGAATGGACACTATCGTTCTTCCTCACCATGCAGGCAGGAAACAAAATTCGATTGAATCCAACTTTCGATCCAGAGTTTGGCGATTTGAATGTCTTTTCTAAGTCATATTATAATCGTTGGCTCAACCCTGGAGACGAATTCCATACCGATGTGCCAGTGTTACCATCACAAGAATTGATTGCAAAGGTGGGAAAAGAGAATATAGAACGAACCTATAACACCTATAACTATTCACAAAATATGGTGGCAGATGGTAGCTTTGTGCGAATGAAGAATATTTCATTAGAATATAATGTGCCTAGCACATTCTTAGAAAAGTTGAAACTTCGTTCTGTAAGCTTGCGTTTAAATGTAACCAATCCTTTCCTTATTTATTCTGATAAGAAACTAAAAGGACAAGATCCAGAATACTATAAGTCTGGTGGTGTATCACTTCCAACGCCAAAGCAATATACATTAACGTTGAACATTGGTTTCTAA